In Alteromonas mediterranea DE, a single genomic region encodes these proteins:
- a CDS encoding iron-containing alcohol dehydrogenase — translation MSHQIILPRVMHIGKGASERVADTVKGLNCRNPLLVTDKVMVELGYSAAIVNILETAGITVDVFSDTVPEPTVASISRGVDAFNTQPYDCIIALGGGSPIDSAKAIAILGKHGGQMKDYKFPRVVDEAGIPIIAIPTTAGTGSEVTRFTIITDEDTTEKMLCVGLGFMPIAALVDYTLTQSLPARVTADTGIDALTHAIEAFVSRKANLYSDAQALSAMALIAPNLRTVFADPSNDAAKESMMLGATLAGIAFSNASVALVHGMSRPIGAAFHVPHGLSNAMLLPAVTAFSIPSAPVRYAQCARAMGIATQGDSDDMANQKLINELKMLNADLQVPTPADFGIDKEAFFALASTMAEQALASGSPNNNPRVPTIEEMVAIYVSLWE, via the coding sequence ATGTCTCATCAAATTATTCTGCCAAGGGTGATGCACATAGGGAAAGGGGCAAGTGAGCGTGTTGCTGATACTGTGAAAGGGCTTAATTGCCGAAATCCGTTACTGGTTACCGACAAGGTAATGGTCGAGTTAGGTTATAGCGCGGCCATCGTGAATATCTTGGAAACCGCTGGGATAACGGTTGATGTGTTTTCAGATACTGTCCCTGAGCCGACGGTAGCGTCAATTTCCAGAGGCGTTGATGCTTTCAATACTCAACCTTACGATTGTATTATCGCATTGGGAGGAGGCAGCCCAATCGATAGCGCGAAGGCTATTGCCATACTCGGGAAGCATGGCGGTCAAATGAAAGACTACAAGTTTCCGCGTGTCGTCGATGAAGCAGGGATACCTATTATTGCTATACCTACTACCGCCGGAACGGGCTCGGAAGTGACTCGTTTCACTATTATTACTGACGAAGACACTACCGAAAAAATGTTGTGCGTAGGTTTGGGCTTTATGCCTATTGCAGCATTGGTAGATTATACACTAACGCAGAGTTTACCGGCCCGGGTTACCGCTGATACCGGTATTGATGCGCTCACACACGCAATAGAAGCTTTTGTCAGCCGCAAAGCAAACCTCTACAGTGACGCACAGGCACTCTCTGCAATGGCACTAATTGCACCTAACTTGCGCACTGTGTTTGCCGACCCTTCAAATGACGCCGCTAAAGAGTCGATGATGCTCGGAGCAACGCTTGCCGGTATTGCGTTTTCAAATGCATCGGTGGCCTTAGTGCACGGTATGAGTCGCCCTATTGGCGCGGCGTTTCATGTGCCTCATGGGTTGTCTAATGCTATGTTGTTACCCGCGGTTACCGCATTTTCTATTCCCAGTGCACCAGTACGTTATGCTCAATGCGCTCGCGCGATGGGGATAGCTACGCAAGGTGATTCAGATGATATGGCAAATCAAAAACTGATCAACGAGCTAAAGATGCTTAACGCAGACTTACAGGTGCCTACGCCCGCTGACTTTGGCATCGATAAAGAAGCCTTTTTTGCCTTAGCCTCAACCATGGCTGAACAGGCGTTGGCGTCCGGCTCACCTAACAATAACCCGAGAGTTCCCACGATTGAGGAAATGGTTGCCATTTACGTATCGCTTTGGGAGTAG
- the dps gene encoding DNA starvation/stationary phase protection protein Dps produces the protein MSNTNIKFTAPGMDNDAAAKTIKVLDQRLVALLDLQLTLKHIHWNVVGPNFIGVHEMLDPQVDAVREMTDTIAERIATLGGVPKGTPKAIVEGRSWQDYELGKGLVLDHLKALDAVYDGVNGDHRKALELLGEIDPVSEDMITGQLADLEQFQWFVRAHIESGSGELQQ, from the coding sequence ATGAGTAATACCAATATCAAATTTACAGCCCCAGGAATGGATAACGATGCCGCTGCCAAAACAATTAAGGTATTGGATCAACGATTGGTCGCGTTATTAGATTTACAGCTCACACTTAAACATATTCACTGGAACGTGGTAGGGCCAAACTTTATCGGTGTACATGAAATGCTCGACCCCCAAGTTGACGCGGTGCGTGAAATGACAGACACCATAGCCGAGCGTATCGCAACATTAGGCGGAGTGCCTAAAGGCACGCCTAAAGCAATTGTAGAGGGACGCAGTTGGCAAGATTATGAACTAGGTAAAGGCCTAGTACTAGATCACCTGAAAGCGCTGGATGCTGTATACGACGGTGTAAATGGCGACCACAGAAAGGCATTGGAACTCCTAGGTGAGATTGATCCAGTGTCTGAAGATATGATTACTGGTCAGCTTGCCGATCTTGAGCAGTTCCAATGGTTTGTTCGCGCTCACATTGAATCAGGTAGCGGTGAATTACAGCAGTAA
- the nadK gene encoding NAD(+) kinase, protein MPYQTVALIGKPQHAATHDTLNSLADYLLAKGCKLLVEESIAEELETENLKSCNLVTIGKEADLAVVVGGDGSMLGAARVLARFDIHVVGVNRGNLGFLTDIHPDEITQQLDLIFHGECVVEERFLLEVEVYRHEKLKSNNSAVNEVVLHHGKVAHMMEFEIYIDEQFVFSQRSDGLIVATPTGSTAYSLSAGGPIIMPTLDALTLVPMFPHTLSSRPIVVDADSQVSMKVSKVNSDSLQVSCDSHIVLPVLPGDEIRINKSADKLHLVHPKGYSYFNVLRKKLGWGSKLY, encoded by the coding sequence ATGCCCTATCAAACCGTTGCTTTAATTGGAAAACCTCAACACGCTGCCACCCACGACACTTTGAATAGTCTTGCCGACTATTTGCTGGCCAAAGGGTGCAAACTGCTTGTAGAAGAAAGTATTGCTGAAGAGCTTGAAACTGAAAATCTAAAAAGTTGTAACCTAGTCACCATTGGCAAAGAGGCCGATCTTGCGGTTGTTGTTGGTGGCGATGGCAGTATGCTTGGCGCCGCTCGCGTTCTCGCCCGCTTTGATATTCATGTGGTGGGCGTGAATCGCGGTAATTTAGGTTTTTTAACTGACATACATCCTGATGAAATTACGCAGCAGTTAGACCTCATATTCCATGGTGAGTGCGTTGTTGAAGAACGCTTCTTACTTGAAGTTGAAGTTTACCGTCACGAAAAGTTAAAAAGTAACAACTCAGCAGTGAACGAAGTGGTGCTTCACCACGGGAAAGTTGCTCACATGATGGAGTTTGAAATTTATATTGATGAGCAGTTTGTATTTAGTCAGCGCAGTGACGGCCTAATCGTCGCCACGCCAACGGGCTCTACCGCTTACTCACTCTCGGCAGGCGGCCCGATAATAATGCCAACGCTCGATGCACTTACTTTAGTGCCCATGTTCCCTCATACATTGAGCAGCCGCCCTATCGTTGTTGATGCCGACAGCCAAGTATCAATGAAAGTGTCTAAAGTGAACAGCGACTCTCTTCAAGTGAGCTGTGATAGCCATATAGTACTCCCCGTACTACCGGGTGATGAAATTCGCATTAATAAAAGCGCAGATAAGCTTCATCTTGTTCATCCAAAAGGTTATAGCTATTTCAACGTGCTGCGCAAAAAATTAGGCTGGGGAAGTAAGCTTTATTAA
- a CDS encoding 3-hydroxybutyrate dehydrogenase, giving the protein MNRRTVFITGGASGIGLGIAEAMMKQGHHVIIADINEQAAKEAVIKLAHLEGSASAVAVDVCDAQQVAALPEVLGKHTVDVLINNAGIQHVSRIEDFPADKWQQLINIMLVGPALLTQAFLPAMREQNYGRIINVGSIHSLVASPYKSAYVAAKHGLLGFSKTIALETGDCDITINTLCPAYVKTPLVEQQVAAQAKENNLTEEEVITKIMLEPMPKKQFVSVEELADTASFLMSPSARNITGQTMVLDGGWTAR; this is encoded by the coding sequence ATGAATAGACGCACAGTATTTATTACAGGCGGTGCAAGCGGTATTGGTTTGGGGATTGCGGAAGCGATGATGAAACAGGGTCACCATGTGATCATCGCTGACATCAATGAACAGGCCGCGAAAGAAGCAGTAATTAAACTTGCGCATTTAGAGGGTTCGGCCAGTGCGGTGGCTGTTGATGTGTGTGACGCACAACAAGTCGCAGCTTTGCCAGAAGTACTGGGCAAACACACTGTAGATGTACTGATTAATAACGCGGGAATTCAGCACGTTTCTCGCATTGAAGATTTTCCAGCGGATAAATGGCAGCAGCTGATTAATATTATGCTGGTAGGCCCCGCCCTTCTGACTCAAGCATTTTTACCGGCAATGCGCGAGCAAAACTACGGCCGCATTATTAATGTTGGCTCAATCCATTCTTTGGTGGCCTCGCCTTACAAGTCTGCCTACGTGGCAGCCAAACACGGGCTGTTGGGCTTTTCAAAAACCATTGCCCTTGAAACCGGTGACTGTGATATCACTATCAATACCCTTTGCCCGGCCTACGTAAAAACACCGCTTGTCGAGCAGCAAGTTGCCGCACAGGCTAAAGAGAATAATTTGACCGAAGAAGAGGTGATAACAAAAATCATGTTAGAGCCCATGCCTAAAAAGCAATTTGTGAGTGTTGAAGAGCTTGCTGATACCGCAAGTTTTTTGATGTCGCCTAGCGCGCGTAATATAACCGGGCAAACTATGGTGCTAGATGGAGGTTGGACCGCGAGATAA